In one window of Helianthus annuus cultivar XRQ/B chromosome 17, HanXRQr2.0-SUNRISE, whole genome shotgun sequence DNA:
- the LOC110869412 gene encoding leucine-rich repeat extensin-like protein 5, with protein sequence MPPVIFRGRGRGRRGRGEIVTRNDHEAGPSGTRPPSITRSEEPQRRRDLYEPARHSTSHSSTPSYRHSFGPDSENDPNNPQPSYIPLQRSVSHRAFGDPTPYFIGQFNPADYIQEPSGFVPLGPQDHFSEDPMDEDEDPTEPARGTPTHPIEISDGSSYHGPQYQGPDSFMALFDQHEWYYTPSHHESSQQQHPRDPSEDPHFEAVTPPPPPATQPIMPDPPRRRRSGARMSTRERDFHFSTPRHSSGSHNPSLPEEGPSSPAHEANSAPVARNSPPFGDDRPLPPYATNYNPYEPSTQAHYNYNYERDPYVVAARYDARYPDRAHGPPRAPDYSAHGYPAPPRPPVPQAQPRFSPLSRRRYSSG encoded by the coding sequence atgccacctgttatatttcgCGGACGAGGAAGGGGAAGACGAGGCCGAGGAGAGATCGTTACCCGTAACGATCATGAAGCTGGGCCATCAGGTACACGACCTCCCTCAATAACAAGGAGCGAGGAACCTCAGAGACGAAGAGACCTGTACGAGCCGGCAAGGCACTCAACCTCGCACAGTTCAACACCATCCTACCGACACTCGTTCGGGCCAGACTCGGAGAACGACCCGAACAACCCACAGCCTTCCTACATCCCGCTACAACGCTCGGTGTCTCACCGTGCATTTGGGGATCCTAccccatacttcataggtcagttcaATCCGGCTGACTATATACAGGAACCTTCTGGATTCGTTCCGCTTGGTCctcaagaccatttttctgaagaccCCATGGATGAAGacgaggatcctactgaaccagcacgtggtacgcccacgcatccgatcgAAATCTCCGATGGATCTTCCTACCATGGTCCTCAATACCAAGGCCctgacagctttatggccttgttcgATCAGCATGAGTGGTATTACACACCATCTCACCATGAGTCGTCGCAGCAGCAACATCCGCGAGATCCTTCTGAGGATCCGCACTTCGAGGCAGTGACGCCACCGCCTCCCCCAGCTACTCAGCCAATAATGCCCGATCCGCCAAGGCGAAGAAGATCAGGCGCGAGAATGTCTACCCGTGAAAGGGatttccactttagcacccctcgacattcaagTGGTAGCCATAATCCATCCTTGCCGGAGGAAGGGCCTTCAAGCCCAGCTCACGAGGCGAACTCAGCACCGGTTGCACGAAATTCGCCGCCATTTGGGGACGACCGCCCGTTACCTCCGTACGCAACAAACTATAATCCGTATGAGCCATCAACACAAGCgcactacaactacaactacgaGCGCGACCCCTATGTGGTAGCGGCCAGGTACGACGCCCGCTATCCAGACAGAGCTCACGGACCTCCAAGAGcgccagattactcagctcatgggtatccagcgcCACCAAGACCCCCAGTTCCTCAagcacaaccacgtttctctccccTGAGCAGGAGGAGATACTCCAGCGGTTAG
- the LOC110925184 gene encoding uncharacterized protein LOC110925184, whose protein sequence is MSNLAKLEFMALDITGKNYLSWALDAEIHLNANNLGDTIKEGNKTSTQDKAKAMIFLRHHIHESLKNEYLTIKDPLVLWTNLKERYDHQKTVILPRARYEWINLRLQDFKSISEYNSAMFRITSQLILCGENITDKEMLEKTFSTFHASNIVLQQQYRERGFTKYSDLISCLLVAEQNNELLMKNHETRPVGTTPFPEVNVATYNDQSGSHGRGRGYQRGRGHGRSRGRGHGRGRAYGRGNYHGVQFKNRRTHQKLHDNEKKSNDERGKKKSGTSSNACYRCGGNNHWAGTCRTARHLVELYQQSIKDKQKGIETNFTYEDGNVDVPSGEKDHSNATNLDYDDFLIEQANLDSGDIMADTNQLDACNFPYA, encoded by the coding sequence ATGTCGAACCTTGCAAAGCTTGAGTTTATGGCCTTAGACATCACTGGAAAAAATTATTTGTCATGGGCTTTGGATGCTGAAATCCATCTAAATGCCAATAACCTTGGGGACACAATTAAAGAAGGAAATAAAACAAGTACCCAAGATAAAGCAAAGGCGATGATTTTCTTACGCCACCATATTCATGAGTCATTGAAAAATGAATATCTCACTATCAAAGATCCACTCGTCCTATGGACCAATTTAAAAGAAAGATATGACCATCAGAAAACAGTAATATTACCAAGAGCTCGTTATGAATGGATAAATTTAAGGTTGCAAGACTTTAAGTCTATAAGTGAGTATAACTCAGCAATGTTTAGAATCACGTCACAATTGATTCTATGTGGTGAAAATATTACTGATAAGGAGATGTTGGAAAAAACATTCTCCACCTTTCACGCCTCAAACATTGTCTTGCAACAACAATATCGTGAAAGGGGCTTCACCAAATACAGTGacttaatatcatgtttgctTGTGGCTGAGCAAAATAATGAGCTACTAATGAAAAACCATGAAACTCGTCCGGTTGGTACGACCCCGTTCCCAGAAGTGAATGTGGCAACATATAATGACCAAAGTGGAAGTCACGGACGTGGTCGTGGCTATCAACGTGGGCGTGGTCATGGTCGTAGTCGTGGTCGTGGTCATGGACGTGGACGTGCATATGGTCGGGGGAATTATCATGGTGTTCAATTCAAAAATAGAAGAACCCACCAGAAGTTGCATGATAATGAAAAGAAATCCAATGATGAAAGAGGTAAAAAGAAAAGTGGAACCTCATCTAATGCATGCTATCGATGTGGTGGTAACAACCACTGGGCTGGTACATGTCGTACAGCCAGACACTTAGTAGAGCTTTACCAACAATCTATAAAAGACAAACAAAAAGGAATAGAGACAAATTTCACATATGAAGATGGAAATGTTGATGTCCCAAGTGGTGAAAAGGACCATTCTAATGCAACTAATCTGGATTATGATGATTTCCTTATCGAGCAAGCCAATTTGGATTCTGGTGATATCATGGCTGATACAAACCAGTTGGATGCTTGCAATTTTCCCTATGCATGA